The nucleotide window CTTCTGTGTCAGGCTGCATTCATGGCTCTCCTGAGGCACGTTTCCCATGGGCTGCAGGTtcgatccacctgcttctgctggaGAAGAAACGTCTTGAACTGCCTGCTACAAATATACCACGTGCATTCTGTTTAGCCTCTAAGCAGTCTGGCCCGCTGCCGAGGACACACTGGGTGAAGGTGAACAGAAGGTTCTGTGACTCTCCCCGAAGTCACAGAGGTAGACTTCACTGTCACCTGGGAGTGTTTCTAGGAGATGGGCCACGGGCTGCCTAGAAATGCcggcctcctccctccacctgtcCTGGAGAGATGCTGGTGATCTGAAACACACCTGCCTTCTCGTTAAATACAAAAGAGATACACATCTCCGCTGATGAAGCAAGCTCCGAGTTTCATGCTTCTAGGCCTGCACAAATATTGAGAAAAACAAGTTTATCTGCGTGGTGGTTAAAGCACAAGAGTCAGGAAgggattataaaaaaaaaaaataggagctgGTATGTGACTCAGTGGTCCAGCGCTGTGTGGGAATCCCCAGGCTCCattcttgtttggttggtttggttttttgagacagggtttctcagtagctatggagccagtcctggaattcactctacggtccaggctggcctcaaacccacaaagatccatcagtctctgtttcctgagtgctgggattaaaggcatggacctcCACCACCCAGCCCCAGGCTCCATTCTTagcaatcaattaattaattaattaattaaataactcTACCTAAAAATTTGGCTAATACACAAGTCCCCCATTTAAAATCAGACCAAAGTGCAGGCAATAGAGCTCAGctgataaaggtgcttgctcgTCACACGTGCCCTGAAAAATCTGAATTCAATTACAGACTGCATGtcaaagtggaaggagaaaaccctCTCCACAAAACTGTCCTCGGCCTTCTACATGTGCACGGTGTCATGtgatgcacactcacacacaataaacaaatgccAAAGAGGTCCAAGGGTCTCCTGCAAGGCCCAGTATGGTTGGAACTGACACACAGTGCTCTGGGCTCATCTCTGCCCCCTATTCACCATCTTGTCTTGGGGCAGTTACCCACATCAAAGCATCTGTACTCTGTAAGAAAGAAGCAGGCCTAGATCAGTGACTCCAACCCAGCTGGCCCAAGTGAATGTGCTAAACCCCAGGTGAGACCCAGGGGGTCAGAACATTCCCCTGATAGCCCCGCGCTCTGCATTCCTCTGGTCTGGCCTTCCAGATCTGGAATTTAAAGCCAACCTGAATTACATGAGACACTGTATATCAAAAGAGAAATGGCGGAGCAGGGTAttaggggagatggctcagcggttgagaccTCTGGatactggatgctcttccagagaccctggttgggttcccagcacctacataatgGCTCACCataatctgtaactccagttctaggggatctgacaccctcttctggcctctttaggtACTGCACAAGAGAGTGCACTAAATATGTTCAGGCAGGAACATTCACGTAAAAGAAATGGTCTGAAAGGGAGTGAGcggagagagggaggggcagagggacaggtgggaaggagagaaggaattaCAAGTTGCCTTGATTGCTGAAGGTACCCAGCTTAcgtagtaaaaaataataataattgtagtAAGCACAAAAGAACCTACTTTTGGTAAGGTCTAGGTGAATTTGTCCCCTGGTGACTTCTAAGTACCAGCAGGACGTGAGGATATGCCACAGAGATAGCTGCAGAAAGGACATCTGTTGGAGCAGTCCGAGCTGAGTGCCGGGCACGCATGGAGGAAGGCACTGGGCCCCCAGGTAAACCCGAGGGAGCCCTGTCAGCAGCTCTAGAGGTAACCTGGCTTAGCAGTTTACCCGTGGTAGCTGTACTGCGCCAATAACCCTCCGCCCTTGATTCTGATGGGAATAGTTGTCTACAGGTCTCCTGCTTTGTTTTTCAGGAACTTGGAGGCCAAACGGGTTGAAACCACCAGTCCTCCCCCTAAGCCTGTGCAAGTGTCCAGTGGATGACCTTTGAATTTGGACCAAACCCCATACAGGGAAACTTTGGAATCTGATCACCCCTGTGCAGAACACCCATCATTTCACACTCACCCCCCCCCCGTTGCCTTCCCTACAGGTGAAGCCATCCTGTCTAGGGAAGGCAGGTTTGAGAGTGCGGGGCTCTGTCTCATATCTGGGCACCCCATGaataagctttttctttttccaaaactCATAATTTCGGTGATTGGCATAACACACAGAGAATGAAGCAGGCCTTACTCAGTGACAATATGATCagacagagaagggcagagaagggaaggaccAGCAAGGTGGCCTGTGTGCATAGTCCTAGTGTTTGAGAGGCACAGTCCAGAGGATCAGGTTCAAGGTCCTCCAGGACATAATGAATTCGAGGCAGCATAGGCTACAAGAGGCTcagtcagggggctggagagatggctcagaggttaagaacactgactgctcttccggaggtcctgagttcaattcccagcaaccacatggtggctcacaaccatctgtaatgagatttggtgccctcttctggcctgcaggcatacatggaggctgaacactgtatatataatacataaataaatctttaaaaaaaaaaaaagaggctcagTCAATCTCAAAGCAAAAatctcactcttgtagaccaggctggccttgaactcacaaagacctgcctgcctctgcactcctgagtgctgggattaaaggcatgcaccatcaccacctggctataattcacttttttttttttttggtctttcgagacagggtttctatgtagctttggagcctgtcctggaactccctttgtagaccaggctggcctcgaactcacagagatccacctgcctctgcctcccgagtgctgggattaaaggcgtgcaccaccaccgcccggctataattcacttaaaaaaattatttataaccttattttacatgcattggtgtgagggtgtcaggtccccctagaactggagttatagacagttgtgagctgccatgtgggtgctgcaaattgaacccgggtcctctggaagagcagccagcgcttttaactgctgagccatctctccagcctcaataattcacttttaaaaaacagTTATTTTCCAGTCAAGAGTGgtcccaagcacttgggaggcagatctttgtgagttcaaagccagcctagtctatagaataaattccagagcagccaggactatatagagagaccctgtttcaaacaagaaAAGCACCCACTGGTCTCGCAGAAAATTTGAGTTgggttcccagtactcacatccATTAAGTTACTTACAACAAGCTCAcgataactccagatccaggggatcagacaccctcttctggcccctgtggccaactctctctctctccaaataaagatgttatttttaggaactggagagatgactcagctgctaagagaccttagttcagttcccagcacccatatcaggtggcacACAGCCCCCTCTGGCTGCAGTTCCGGGGGaattgatgccttcttctgaactCTGCGGGCAGTCACCTCTGACACATGGCATACcttcagatacacacacacattggtaaattaaagttaaaataaatcaactgggcagtggtggtgcatgcttttaatcccagcactcaggaggaagaggcaggctgatcttggtgagttctaggccacatTAAtttatagagagttccaggaaagccaaggatacacaaagaaactttgtctagaaaaacaaaacaaaatgaaaataaacaacgaaaatgtaaaaattagaccttactagattttatttttaattgttaattagctacaggcagttgtgagatggTTCAAACTTAGGCCATATGTAATAGTAAAAGCTCTCAATTGCCAGAATTTAGTAGCTAAACAATTTTCCATAGCctagagtttttctttttgagacaaggtctagctATGTATCCCTtggtgttctggaactctctatgtagaccagactggcctcgaacccacagaaattcacctgcctctgcctccggagttgTTGGAATCACGGAGTGCGGCACCACGCCCGGCCACATTCCCGCAATTTTAGTCAGGTGAagaaaatttatctttttttttttccgattATTTTCTTAAGAATGCTCTCTTCCACTCAACGTCTTCAGTTCAGCAAGTCATTAAGAGCCACAAGTCCAAACCCCCAACCTGCAAGGAAGGAAAAACCAAAGACGGAGGAGTGGGTAGGGCGTACGGCGCGCGGCCTCCTGGGACTTGTAGTCCGCGGCCTGCGAGGCGCACGCTCTGACGTGCTGGGGCTCCCGCGGttgccatggcttctctgagccgAGGTGGGTGGCGCAGCTAGACGCGGGCGGGCTTTGGTGGCGTCGCGCGCGGAAGGCGGAAGACATCACGCGGTGGGTCAAGCGGTCTACTGTGGAGACCAGGGCGCGCTGGGACCCGGGCGGCCTCTTCCCCTGGGGCAGTGGCTGCGGACTCTTCTTCCCACACTCCTTACTCGCGGTGAGGAGAGGGGCGCGCTCGGCACCCTGGTTTCCCGGGTGGAACTAAGAAGCTTGACTTCCCGTGGCCAGCCCCAGGCCTTCTGTTCTGGAAGTGGCAGAGCCGGAGTTAAAGCCTGGACCTGCCTGGAAGTCTCAAAGACTGttcttttggattttgtttaAGGCATTTTGGTCTGGAATTCGGAGGTCCAccagtcctgagtgctgggattaagaataTGCGTTTTAGTTAGGTTTAACCTGTTTTGTCTTGAAACCCTGTGGCATTCCATAGTCGAGGTTAACCTGGAGCTCACGGTGTAGTCCAGGCCGGCTTGGAACTTGGGGTGTTCCCACTGCTTCAGCGTTTAGAGTGACAgtattacaagtgtgtgccaccatgcttggctagATTACGTATTAGCAGGTACCTGACTGTAgtgatagttcatttgtattttaataaagcttgcctgaagttcagaccaggcagtggtgatgcacgccttaaatcccagtagccacactagtttgccatagaaacctggcgatagtggtgcatatctttaatcccagccctggagaggaatataaaaacgggaggagacagctctcacacacagtcttattctgagattcctggaggcaggatcgccatttcggactgaggtagaggtaagagccagtggctggctattttacttttcagattttcagattgaaccccagtttctgtctctgggtttttagtaACAGTGCTACACCTGGCAGAAGGACATACGTAAACTGCAATTTACAGAGTGGTTCTCAAGCTCATCAGCACATTAGCATTATCTGGGGAACTTTTAAAAAACagcatagggctggagagatggctcagaggttaagagcattgcctgctcttccaaaggtcctgagttcaattcccagcaaccacatggtggctcacaaccatctgtagtctgatgccctcttctggcctgcaggcatacacacagacagaatactatatacataataaaataaatactttaaaaaaaaacagtataaatCAGGCATAATGGAGTAAGCTTTTAACCCAGCactgtagaggcagaggcaggagcatctcgttgagttccaggccaacctggtctacagagtgagttccaggaaaccaggactatgtagagagatccagcctcaaaataatttcaaaataggaTACCCTAAACCAGttagtgctggcacacacctttaatcccagcacttgggaggcaagaggcagaggcaggtagatctgagtgagttcgaggccagcctagtctacaaagtgagttccaggacagccagagctacacacagaaaccctgtctcaaaaaaaaaacaaaacaaaaaaaaaaacccaaaaagcaaaaaaggataccttgcaggtgtggtggtacacaccttgaatcccagcacttgtgagggagaggcaggtggatctttgtgagttccaggccagactggtttagatagcaaattccaggctagtcagggctatatagtgacaCCTTGTCTAAACGGCTAcgaagacacacacctttaatcccagtgctgggtcGCATCTCTATAGATTGAGTTCCAGaaagccagagctgcacagagaaaccttgtcttgaaacaaacaacaaaacaaaaacccttggCCTCTCCTTCCCAAACAAATGAATCTAGATCTCTGTGTGGGATATGGAGGCCAGGCAAGAATTTTCACAGGTGATTCCAGTTCACAGTGAGGCCTCTGGACTCCCAGTGTGGAGTTTAAGGCATGACCAAGGTGACTTCAATCTATGTGTTCCTGTCCACAGTGAGCAGCCAACCGATGTGGAACGATGGCACTGAGCCACTCCGTGAAGGAGCGAACCATCTCTGAGAATAGCCTGGTCATCCTGTTGCAGGGCCTCCAGGGCCATATCACCACCGTGGACCTCCGGGATGAGAGTTCTGCCCGAGGACGAATCGACAATGTTGATGCTTTCATGAACATCCGCCTGGCCAATGTCACCTACACCGACCGCTGGGGACATCAGGTTGAGCTGGATGACCTCTTCGTGACAGGTCGTAATGTCCGATACGTCCATATCCCAGATGATGTGAACATCACTGCCACCATCGAGCAGCAACTGCAGATCATCCACCGCGTGCGCAACTTTGGTGGCAAGGGTCAAGGTCGGCGAGAGTTTCCCTCCAAAaggcagtgaggctgtgtcctcaCTGAACTTCCAGCACCACCTCAGGGTCCTTAAGTGTTCTGAGCCAACCCCCTGCCGTCCTTCCCTACCAGTGACCTGGTGTCTACGAGACACCTGTCACAGCTGCCTTTCATAGGGTTCCACTTTGCAGACACACTCTGGGACCCAGAATTCCTTCTGTCTGTGGCCTTGGGGTAGGTGACAATCCCTCTTTTTGATCCTTTGCATCTGGAATCTCCATTTATGGATTGACCGCGTCTATCAAGGAGCAATCAACTCTGCCACGAGGATTATTGTGTTTGGAGTGAATCACCTctacctcccctcttctcttggcatttgtttcttttctcataaaaCCAAACTTACATAAGTCTGTGCCTGATGCTGCCTGGTGTCTGCCGGGCTCTTGTGGCTCTTGTGTAGTAGCAGGGTGCAGGTTCCAAGCTAGGGAGCACACCAGGTTTACCTAGGATGTGGCCCAAGCAGTAGGAGCCTAGGTTCCCCCAGGTATCATGATGGAATCTAACAGGAATGCCCGTGTACCTTCAGGTACAAGTGGCCCTTCGGGGAGAGTCCCTGAGGAGCAGGTTGTCACTGCTGTTTCCTGAAGCTGAGTATCGTATCCTGGGCCCTCTCTCCTCAGGCTGGAGAATTCATCTTACAAGAAACTGGTCCCAGCCAGACATAGTGGATTACAGGTATGATCCTGGctctcaggaggctaaggcaggatgaCGAGCCTGAGCTAagacagaaatcctgtctcaagaaacaaaaacagaccagttgtggtggtgcatgctggtAGGATTTTctgaagaggctgaggcaagaagatcacagagtttgaggccagccttggttacacatcttttgtttgtttgttttctgagacacatggtttctctgtagctttggagcctgtcctggaactccctctgtagaccaggctggccttgaactcacagaaatcacctgcctctgcctcccaagtgctggaattaaaagcgctAGCCACCACTGCCCTTAAACATTTCAGCCGGCAGGTAGTGGTGCACCCTTTTAATCTCAGTACAttgtggcagaagcaggcagatctccttgaatttgaggtcagcctgatctgtTGAGTGAGCTGCTCCAGGGCCAGTGCTATacaacacacagaaaccctgtctcaaaaaacaaacaaacaaacaaaaaaccttaacaaataaaaaattcaaggagaaagaaaatggtctAAGGAAGTAAAACAAAAAGGGAGCGAAAACTGCCAGTGCCAAGATCTGTAGGTAGGAAAGCTTGGGGGCGAATAGCGGTTCTGTGTGCCCACGATGAGAAGGGCTGGTTGGCAGAGCAGTGAGACATGGGTAAATGACCTGAGGCTGTGGGCAAGGAAGGCCGATTACAGCTGATCACAGTTTTCCTTGAGAGGAGGCCTTGCTGGAGGTTGAACCTAGGACctggctccaaaaaaaaaaaaaggtagaatttGTTTCCTTTAACTCACTCTACCTTCTCTTTTGCCCACCTCAGAGACTTTACCaattccttattttctttatttggacCGTAAGGACTTCCCAGTCTCATTTGTTGTCATCTAATTAGCATCCCATCTACTGAGCTTCTGTGGTTGATTCAACCTTCAAAGGTTGCAGCTCCCTGACCAGAAGACCCCTTTCATCATTCACTCTTGACTcgaatgttttttattttattttttgttttgtttttgtgtaaataaaaagcagaaatgatttttttttttcaagacagggtttctctgtagctttggagcctgtcctggaactagctcttgtagaccaggctggtctcgaactcacagagatctgcctgtctctgcctcccgagtgctgggattaaaggtgtgcatcgtCTCATGCTGCTCAGCGTTTTTTCcccatgtgtgtatgagtgttgtgCCTCCATGTATGTACAGGACTCCCTGTGTGTCCTGGTGTCCTTAGAGGTCAGAAGGTGGTACTGgccaccctggagctggaattatagatagCCGTTATCCATCATGTAGGCACTGgggactgaatctgggtcctATGCAAGAACAAccaatgcagaggcaggcgggtctctgagttcaaggccagcctggtctacgaagcgagtttcaggacaggctccaaagctacagagaaaccctgcctcgaaaaaccgaaagaaaaaaaaaacaaccaatgctcttaactgctgagctgtccctccagcagaatgtttttctttgttatgttttctttttctgaggtggtttgtgtagccctgactcttCTGGacctcgctctgcagaccaggctggcctaaaacgcAGAGGTCTGCCTGGcccctttcttttaaagatagtttctctacatagccttcactggcctggaattcctgcctaccagactggcctccagatcagtgcttctgcctctgaagtgctgggattaaagataatCACCACACCCACCACTGttagatattttttgttttttttgagatacagtATCAAGCATCCTTCCtgttctacctcccaagttctgggattgttGGAGTGCACCACTGCAGCCAGCTTCTCAGGTTCTTTTTTGCTCTCCTCAGGTCCCATAAGACTCAAGAAATTCTTGGATCTTAGATCAGTTAGGTTAGCTGCAGCTCACAGCTCCAGAGCTACATCTCTCTGGAGGGTCTTGTTGCCTCACAGAGGGAAATGTGCTAGCTCCTGTCTCCTAGCTCCTAGCACTTCCGAGGCCCAGCTGCACTCTGgcgcaaccccccccccccccacacacacaccaatttcaGACTCCCGTCCACCTTTCCCATGGTTTTCTAAATTTGTTTCTGCATAGAAATTCTTTCCATTCCTACTTGAAGGCTGGGCTTTTGGAATTCAGAAACTATAAAAATAGTCTCTGTATTCTGTTGTCTCTTCTATTCCCCGAGGTAACAAACGGAGACTGACCTAGTAGTGAACAAGGGATCCAGGATCACCAAGGAAAGGATAGCAGTGTGTTTCAAGATGGCATTTGCTCAAGCCTTCACATCCACCCTTCCTGCAGCCAAGGTGGGGGTCCCATTAAGACAGAATCCCCAAGAACTCTGATGCTCAAACAGCATTTTTCATAGCCATTTCCTCTCATTCTTGGAGAGAATTGGGGGGCTGCTGCTTGCAGGGAGGGGCCATTGAAGCTCAGCTAGATGGGCATGTAGCTTACAACTTAGCTCATGATGGGTGGTGGttgctcatgtctttaatcccagcacttaggaggcagagacaggcagatctcagtgagttccaggccagcctggtctacaaagcgagtttcaggagaaaaacacagagaaaccct belongs to Microtus pennsylvanicus isolate mMicPen1 chromosome 13, mMicPen1.hap1, whole genome shotgun sequence and includes:
- the Lsm10 gene encoding U7 snRNA-associated Sm-like protein LSm10, whose amino-acid sequence is MALSHSVKERTISENSLVILLQGLQGHITTVDLRDESSARGRIDNVDAFMNIRLANVTYTDRWGHQVELDDLFVTGRNVRYVHIPDDVNITATIEQQLQIIHRVRNFGGKGQGRREFPSKRQ